One region of Eupeodes corollae chromosome 1, idEupCoro1.1, whole genome shotgun sequence genomic DNA includes:
- the LOC129941078 gene encoding structural maintenance of chromosomes protein 1A: MPEEEMPTAFLKFIEMENFKSYRGHLIVGPLKEFTAVIGPNGSGKSNFMDAISFVMGEKTSSLRVKRLNDLIHGASIGKPVARSCYVTAKFIVNGDTQVDFQRCVTGGSSEYRISGESVSSNTYLSRLEKLGINVKAKNFLVFQGAVENIAMKSAKERTALFEEISGSGLLKDDYNRLKQEMNLAEEETQFTYQKKKGIAAERKEAKHEKMEADRYARLKTEYNEKQVEYQLFRLFHVEKDIEKLNKDLEAKQEEIKAVEVKKEQADEVLKEKKKESGKIGRDLAKVDQEIREVETSINKKRPLFIKAKEKVSHCQKKLTSLVKTLETAKEADNAHQCDIRNLDQKLADVEALKKRFEEEIEGESQRRGKSVHMEEGLVQEYDRLKQEAEATATQYRSNLDSVNREQKSDQDLLDSEMNRKASIDEAFKKLTLQKEEAMKRHDKLMDHIKSSQAALEEQNRIKEDLRRDVGSSKEKIAEKQRELENVRDQLGDARIDKHEDARRKKKQEVVELFKKQVPGVYDRMINMCQPTHKRYNVAVTKVLGKYMEAIIVDTEKTARHCIQILKEQMLEVETFLPLDYLQVKPLKERLRNISEPRNVKLVFDVLKFDPPEIERAVLFATNNALVCETPEDAMKVAYEIDRSRFDALALDGTFYQKSGIISGGSHDLARKAKRWDEKHMAQLKMQKEKLTEEMKELVKKSRKQSELATVESQIQGLANRLKYSMVDLESSKKSISQFDRQLKDVQGQLDEFGPKISEIERRMLKRDQRIQEIKENMNNVEDKVFAKFCRRLGVKNIRQYEERELVMQQERARKRAEFEQQIDAINTQLDFEKQKDTKKNLERWERAVQDEEDALEDLKVAEKRYLKEIEQDKEAIEKLKQGKLTKKTAVDEMEEEISKARRDVANLAKEIHSLGSQVSGIEAKIETKKNERHNLLMQSKMDCIAIPLHKGSLDDAVRQGDSETTTNGTSTSMILEKENLIEVNYSSLPRELCKLKDDSHFKKTNDSLQKDLQSKLDILERIQTPNMKAMQKLDRVTEKVASTNEEFENARRKAKKAKAAFEKVKNERAEKFIRCCNHISEAIDGIYKSLARNEAAQAYLGPDNPEEPYLDGINYNCVAPGKRFQPMSNLSGGEKTIAALALLFSIHSFQPAPFFVLDEIDAALDNTNIGKVASYIRDHTMNLQTIVISLKEEFYGHADALVGISPADGDCLISNVYLYDLTEFPDK; encoded by the exons atgcctgaagaggaaatgccaaCGGCATTTCTAAAATTCATAGAAATGGAAAACTTCAAATCATACCGTGGCCATTTAATAGTTGGACCATTGAAGGAATTCACAGCAGTAATTGGGCCAAATGGATCAG gaaaatcaaatttcatGGATGCTATAAGTTTTGTTATGGGTGAAAAAACATCGAGCCTTCGAGTGAAACGTCTGAACGATCTTATACATGGTGCGTCGATTGGCAAACCTGTGGCGCGCTCTTGTTATGTTACAGCCAAATTTATAGTGAATGGAGATACTCAAGTGGACTTCCAAAGATGTGTTACGGGTGGTTCATCGGAGTACAGAATCAGTGGAGAG aGTGTTTCGAGTAATACCTACTTGTCGAGATTGGAAAAGTTGGGGATCAATGTTAAAGCAAAGAATTTCTTGGTGTTTCAAGGAGCTGTGGAAAATATTGCTATGAAAAGTGCCAAGGAACGTACAGCTTTGTTCGAAGAGATCAGTGG TTCTGGACTTCTTAAGGACGACTACAATCGACTAAAACAAGAGATGAATCTTGCCGAAGAGGAGACACAATTTACTtaccaaaagaaaaaaggaattgCTGCTGAACGCAAAGAAGCTAAACACGAGAAAATGGAAGCTGATCGTTATGCCCGCCTAAAGACAGAAtat aacgAAAAACAAGTGGAATATCAATTGTTTCGGCTCTTTCACGTCGAGAAAGACATCGAGAAACTCAACAAAGATCTGGAAGCCAAACAGGAGGAAATAAAAGCCGTCGAAGTGAAGAAAGAACAAGCCGATGAAGTCCTAAAGGAGAAGAAAAAAGAATCCGGCAAAATAGGTCGTGATCTGGCCAAAGTCGATCAAGAAATTCGTGAAGTTGAAACTTCAATCAATAAAAAACGACCACTCTTCATAAAGGCCAAAGAAAAGGTATCGCATTGTCAAAAGAAACTCACGTCATTGGTAAAGACCCTAGAGACAGCCAAAGAAGCTGACAATGCCCATCAATGTGACATCAGGAATTTGGATCAAAAACTAGCCGATGTTGAGGCTTTGAAGAAACGCTTCGAAGAAGAGATCGAGGGAGAATCTCAGAGGCGTGGCAAGAGTGTTCACATGGAAGAGGGTCTCGTTCAGGAGTATGATCGTCTCAAGCAAGAAGCTGAAGCAACAGCCACACAATATCGATCGAATTTGGATTCGGTCAATCGTGAGCAAAAATCCGATCAGGATTTACTTGACAGCGAAATGAACCGCAAAGCATCAATCGATGAGGCATTTAAGAAGTTGACTCTTCAGAAGGAAGAAGCCATGAAGCGACACGATAAGCTTATGGATCACATCAAATCCAGTCAGGCGGCTCTTGAGGAGCAGAATCGTATAAAGGAAGATCTAAGGCGTGATGTTGGCTCATCGAAGGAGAAAATTGCAGAGAAGCAACGTGAGTTGGAGAATGTTCGTGATCAGTTGGGCGATGCCAGAATTGATAAACACGAAGATGCTCGCCGAAAGAAAAAGCAAGAAGTTGTGGAGTTGTTTAAGAAACAGGTCCCCGGAGTATACGATCGGATGATTAACATGTGTCAACCCACACACAAACGATACAACGTTGCAGTTACCAAGGTGCTGGGTAAATACATGGAGGCCATAATTGTCGATACTGAGAAGACAGCACGTCACTGCATTCAGATCCTCAAGGAGCAAATGTTGGAAGTAGAGACTTTCCTGCCACTGGACTATTTGCAAGTGAAGCCACTGAAAGAACGATTGAGAAACATCTCGGAGCCTCGTAATGTGAAGCTGGTCTTTGATGTCCTTAAATTCGATCCGCCAGAGATTGAGCGTGCTGTCTTGTTTGCAACCAACAACGCCCTCGTCTGTGAGACCCCTGAGGATGCCATGAAAGTTGCCTACGAAATTGATCGCAGTCGATTTGATGCTCTCGCTTTGGATGGAACATTCTATCAGAAATCTGGTATCATATCTGGTGGTAGTCATGATTTGGCTCGGAAAGCCAAACGATGGGACGAGAAGCATATGGCACAGTTgaaaatgcaaaaagaaaaactcaccGAGGAAATGAAGGAGTTGGTGAAGAAATCACGCAAGCAGAGTGAGCTGGCAACTGTTGAGAGCCAAATTCAG GGCTTAGCAAATCGTCTAAAGTACAGTATGGTAGATTTGGAATCgtccaaaaaatcaatttcacaaTTTGACAGGCAGTTAAAGGATGTTCAAGGTCAACTTGATGAATTTGGC CCAAAAATTAGTGAAATCGAACGCCGAATGTTAAAGCGTGATCAGCGTATTCAGGAGATCAAAGAAAACATGAACAACGTCGAAGATAAAGTTTTTGCTAAATTCTGTCGTCGTTTAGGTGTCAAAAACATCCGTCAATACGAAGAGCGGGAACTCGTAATGCAACAAGAGCGTGCCAGGAAGCGGGCTGAGTTCGAACAGCAAATCGATGCAATTAATACGCAATTAGATTTTGAGAAACAAAAGGACACAAAAA AAAATTTGGAACGTTGGGAGAGAGCCGTTCAGGATGAAGAAGACGCCCTGGAAGATCTAAAAGTAGCTGAAAAACGGTACTTGAAAGAAATCGAACAAGATAAAGAAGCTATTGAAAAGTTAAAGCAAGGAAAACTAACCAAAAAGACTGCCGTTGATGAAATGGAGGAAGAAATCTCGAAg GCTCGTCGTGATGTTGCAAACTTGGCTAAAGAAATTCATTCCCTGGGTAGTCAAGTGTCTGGCATTGAGGCGAAAATTGAGACTAAAAAGAACGAGAGACATAATTTGCTGATGCAATCTAag ATGGATTGTATAGCTATTCCATTACATAAAGGATCTCTGGATGATGCAGTTCGGCAAGGTGATTCGGAAACTACAACAAATGGAACATCGACTTCTATGATTCTTGAAAAGGAAAATCT AATTGAAGTCAACTACAGCTCGTTGCCTCGTGAactttgtaaacttaaagacgACTCACACTTCAAAAAAACCAACGATTCTCTGCAAAAGGATTTACAATCCAAATTGGACATTCTTGAGCGAATTCAAACACCCAACATGAAAGCCATGCAAAAATTGGATCGTGTTACCGAAAAAGTCGCCTCTACAAATGAAGAATTTGAAAATGCCCGTCGCAAGGCTAAGAAAGCAAAAGCAGCATTTGAAAAGGTCAAAAACGAACGTGCTGAAAAATTCATTCGTTGTTGTAATCATATTTCGGAGGCAATCGATGGCATTTATAAATCTCTAGCACGCAACGAAGCAGCTCAAGCCTATTTGGGTCCGGATAATCCTGAAGAACCCTATTTAGATggaataaattataattgtgTTGCACCGGGAAAACGTTTCCAACCGATGAGTAATTTGAGTGGTGGTGAGAAGACAATTGCTGCTTTAGCTTTGTTGTTTTCTATTCACAG ttttcaaccTGCTCCATTTTTTGTTCTTGACGAAATTGATGCAGCTTTGGATAATACGAACATTGGAAAAGTCGCATCTTATATTCGCGATCATACGATGAACCTACAAACTATTGTCATTTCGCTCAAAGAGGAGTTTTATGGACATGCTGATGCATTGGTTGGAATTTCACCAgct GATGGAGACTGTTTAATTTCCAATGTTTATCTTTACGACCTTACAGAATTTCCagacaaataa